The following are encoded together in the Variovorax sp. PBS-H4 genome:
- a CDS encoding Lrp/AsnC ligand binding domain-containing protein, whose protein sequence is MTAESINLDRIDRKLLKILQEDGRISNLKLAEAVSLSPTAVLARVQRLTREGFIQGYEARLDPHKLGRGFTVFVEVLLDRTAANVFDQFKAAVQVRDEIMECHMVAGGFDYLLKTRMADMAAYREFAGTVLWQLPGVRETRTYAVMEEVKSSARIPLGT, encoded by the coding sequence ATGACCGCCGAAAGCATCAACCTTGATCGGATCGACCGCAAGCTGCTGAAGATTCTTCAGGAGGACGGCCGGATTTCCAACCTCAAGCTGGCCGAGGCGGTGTCGCTGTCTCCTACCGCGGTGCTGGCGCGCGTGCAGCGGCTCACGCGCGAAGGCTTCATCCAGGGCTACGAGGCGCGGCTCGATCCGCACAAGCTGGGCCGCGGCTTCACGGTGTTTGTCGAGGTGCTGCTGGACCGCACAGCGGCCAATGTCTTCGACCAGTTCAAGGCCGCGGTGCAGGTTCGCGACGAGATCATGGAATGCCATATGGTGGCCGGCGGCTTCGACTACCTCCTCAAGACCCGCATGGCCGACATGGCGGCCTATCGCGAGTTCGCGGGCACGGTGCTGTGGCAGTTGCCGGGCGTGCGCGAGACCCGGACGTACGCGGTGATGGAGGAGGTCAAGAGCAGCGCGCGGATTCCGCTGGGCACCTGA
- a CDS encoding Glu/Leu/Phe/Val family dehydrogenase, with product MSAADLSYVQPTPNSPWGTYLSQVDRVVPYLGELSRWVETLKRPKRALIVDVPIEMDDGTIAHFEGYRVQHNMSRGPGKGGVRFHPDVTLEEVMALSAWMTVKTAAVNLPYGGAKGGIRVDPKKLTHKELERVTRRYTSEIGIIIGPQQDIPAPDVNTNAQIMAWMMDTYSMNVGGTATGVVTGKPLHLGGSLGRVKATGRGVFVTGREAARRLGLDLRGARIAVQGFGNVGSVAAELFAEAGAKIVAVQDHTGTIVNAGGLDLKTLLPLARTEGVAGFKGGDVIANESFWDVACDILIPAALEGQVTAERAQKTQARLVLEGANGPTVPAADDILAERGVLVVPDVICNAGGVTVSYFEWVQDFSSFFWDEDEINQRLDRIMMNALNQIWDTADRHRITLRTATFAVACERILMARQERGLYP from the coding sequence ATGTCCGCCGCCGATCTGTCCTACGTCCAACCGACCCCCAACAGCCCCTGGGGCACCTACCTCTCGCAGGTCGATCGCGTGGTGCCCTACCTCGGCGAACTGTCGCGCTGGGTCGAAACGCTCAAGCGCCCCAAGCGCGCTCTGATCGTCGACGTGCCGATCGAAATGGATGACGGCACCATCGCCCACTTCGAGGGCTACCGCGTGCAGCACAACATGTCGCGCGGTCCGGGCAAGGGCGGCGTGCGCTTCCACCCCGACGTGACCCTGGAAGAAGTGATGGCCCTGTCGGCCTGGATGACGGTCAAGACCGCCGCGGTGAACCTGCCCTACGGCGGCGCGAAGGGCGGCATCCGAGTCGATCCGAAGAAGCTCACGCACAAGGAACTCGAGCGGGTGACGCGCCGCTACACCAGCGAAATCGGCATCATCATCGGCCCGCAGCAGGACATTCCTGCACCCGACGTCAACACCAACGCCCAGATCATGGCCTGGATGATGGACACCTATTCGATGAACGTCGGCGGCACCGCCACCGGCGTGGTCACCGGCAAGCCGCTGCACCTCGGCGGCTCGCTGGGGCGGGTGAAGGCGACCGGCCGCGGCGTGTTCGTGACCGGCCGCGAGGCGGCGCGCCGGCTGGGCCTGGACCTGCGCGGCGCCCGGATCGCGGTGCAGGGCTTCGGCAACGTCGGCTCCGTGGCGGCGGAACTGTTCGCCGAGGCCGGCGCAAAAATCGTGGCGGTGCAGGACCACACCGGCACCATCGTCAACGCAGGCGGGCTCGACCTCAAGACGCTGCTGCCCCTGGCGCGCACCGAAGGCGTGGCCGGGTTCAAGGGGGGTGACGTGATTGCCAACGAGTCCTTCTGGGACGTGGCCTGCGACATCCTCATCCCTGCGGCCCTCGAGGGCCAGGTGACCGCCGAACGCGCGCAGAAGACCCAAGCCAGGCTCGTGCTCGAAGGCGCCAACGGCCCGACCGTGCCGGCGGCCGACGACATCCTGGCGGAGCGCGGCGTGCTGGTGGTGCCCGACGTGATCTGCAACGCTGGCGGTGTGACGGTGAGCTACTTCGAGTGGGTGCAGGATTTCTCGTCCTTCTTCTGGGACGAGGACGAGATCAACCAGCGGCTGGACCGCATCATGATGAACGCGCTCAACCAGATCTGGGACACCGCCGACAGGCACCGGATCACCCTGCGTACCGCGACCTTCGCGGTGGCCTGCGAGCGCATCCTGATGGCGCGCCAGGAGCGCGGGCTCTATCCCTGA
- a CDS encoding DUF2242 domain-containing protein: protein MRLPFLRSAFPLLFTLLLAACGVTPPRQVSYDPEEFDSTTTHTRSFRASQAETCEAARRALLSQGYLVTAANGDLVAGRKSFQPANEVHVEVELRVVCARDSGGASTIAFASALQDRYSLKKVNNSASVGVGALGSLSLPFSSSDDALVKVASETLTEERFYDRFFALIDRFLVPEAVQSTPVAPPALPAPSTDTPLRSVPLSPSRG, encoded by the coding sequence ATGCGTCTCCCTTTTCTGCGCTCGGCCTTCCCGCTCCTGTTCACGCTTCTTCTCGCTGCCTGTGGCGTCACTCCGCCCAGGCAGGTCTCCTACGACCCCGAGGAATTCGATTCGACCACCACCCACACGCGCAGCTTTCGCGCCTCGCAGGCCGAGACCTGCGAGGCCGCGCGGCGCGCGCTCCTGAGCCAGGGCTACCTGGTCACGGCGGCCAATGGCGACCTGGTGGCCGGCCGCAAGAGTTTCCAGCCGGCCAACGAGGTCCATGTGGAGGTTGAACTGCGCGTGGTCTGCGCGCGCGACAGCGGCGGCGCGAGCACCATCGCCTTCGCCAGTGCGTTGCAGGACCGCTACAGCCTCAAGAAGGTCAACAACTCCGCCAGCGTGGGCGTCGGCGCCCTCGGATCACTGTCCTTGCCGTTTTCGTCGAGCGACGACGCGCTGGTCAAGGTCGCCAGCGAGACGCTGACCGAAGAGCGCTTCTACGATCGCTTCTTCGCGCTGATCGACCGCTTTCTGGTCCCCGAGGCAGTGCAGAGCACGCCGGTCGCGCCCCCCGCGCTGCCGGCACCCAGCACCGATACGCCGCTGCGTTCCGTGCCGCTGTCGCCTTCGCGGGGCTGA
- a CDS encoding VOC family protein produces the protein MLGNKEAVANLAVKDLDRARRFYEETLGLTPIEADGDDLIVFQSGISTLNVYCSKYAGTNQATSVTWAVGDEIEALVGALKAKGVRFEHYDMPDTRLKGDIHVTGEMKVAWFKDPDGNILNLINQ, from the coding sequence ATGCTGGGAAACAAGGAAGCCGTTGCGAACCTCGCGGTGAAGGATCTCGACCGGGCGAGGCGGTTCTACGAGGAGACATTGGGACTGACGCCGATCGAGGCCGACGGTGATGACCTGATCGTCTTTCAGAGCGGCATCTCGACGCTCAACGTCTATTGCTCGAAGTACGCCGGCACCAACCAGGCGACCTCGGTCACCTGGGCCGTCGGCGACGAGATCGAGGCGCTCGTCGGCGCGCTCAAGGCCAAGGGCGTGCGCTTCGAGCACTACGACATGCCCGACACGCGGCTCAAAGGCGACATTCACGTCACGGGCGAGATGAAGGTCGCATGGTTCAAGGACCCCGACGGCAACATCCTCAACCTCATCAATCAGTAA
- the rocF gene encoding arginase, with protein sequence MNTFTTVELIGAPTDIGASVRGAGMGPDALRVADIAGTLSRLGFEIVDRGNLAGPATPWAAPANGLRHLDEVVSWNRAVYDAVDRALGAGHLPLLMGGDHCLAIGSISAIAWHARKRGKKLRVLWLDAHSDVNTERTSPSGNIHGMPVACLLGHGPQALSGWSGEAAALEHDAIRFIGIRSVDAEEKAAIRALGLNVFDMRHIDEHGMRTTMTEALQDIDEDTHLHVSFDLDCLDPDYAPGVGTGVRGGPTWREMQLCVEMIADTGRLASLDVVELNPALDVRNRTAEVAVELIESLFGKSTLVR encoded by the coding sequence ATGAACACCTTCACCACCGTCGAACTGATCGGCGCTCCTACCGACATCGGCGCCAGTGTGCGCGGTGCCGGCATGGGGCCGGACGCGCTGCGGGTGGCGGACATCGCCGGCACCCTTTCGCGCCTGGGCTTCGAGATCGTGGACCGCGGCAACCTGGCCGGGCCCGCGACCCCCTGGGCCGCCCCGGCCAATGGGCTGAGGCACCTGGACGAAGTGGTGAGCTGGAACCGCGCGGTCTACGACGCCGTGGACCGTGCGCTCGGCGCCGGCCACCTGCCGCTCCTGATGGGCGGCGACCACTGCCTGGCCATCGGCTCCATCAGCGCCATCGCGTGGCACGCCCGAAAGCGCGGCAAGAAGCTGCGCGTGCTGTGGCTGGACGCGCATTCCGACGTCAACACCGAACGCACCAGTCCCAGCGGCAACATCCACGGCATGCCGGTCGCCTGCCTGCTAGGCCACGGCCCGCAGGCCCTGAGCGGCTGGAGCGGCGAGGCCGCGGCGCTGGAGCACGATGCCATCCGATTCATCGGCATTCGCAGCGTCGACGCGGAGGAGAAGGCCGCGATCCGCGCGCTCGGGCTCAACGTCTTCGACATGCGCCATATCGACGAGCACGGCATGCGCACCACCATGACCGAGGCGCTGCAGGACATCGACGAGGACACCCACCTGCACGTGAGCTTCGACCTCGACTGCCTGGACCCCGACTACGCGCCGGGCGTGGGCACCGGCGTGCGCGGCGGCCCGACCTGGCGCGAGATGCAGCTGTGCGTGGAGATGATTGCCGACACCGGCCGGCTCGCCTCGCTCGATGTCGTCGAGCTCAATCCCGCGCTGGACGTGCGCAACCGCACGGCGGAAGTGGCGGTGGAACTGATCGAGAGCCTGTTCGGCAAGTCGACGCTGGTGCGCTGA
- the phnE gene encoding phosphonate ABC transporter, permease protein PhnE: MRPTATERARAAGPCLGCVLATATILAAVIASFLYLGIDFRELVAHESLAAMAKFVAEFFPPDLSPGFLAKTAWGALQTLAVSALGTLLAMLAGAALALPASGRFGPALRQASRFVLNLLRSVPELVWAALMVLAAGLGPFAGVLALALHTSGVFGRLFGETLENVPPTPERALREAGSGAVAAFAYGSLPLAWPQWLAYALYRWEMNIRMAAVLGFVGAGGLGQMLYFHLSLFQQPQSATVIGAMFVLVFIVDTASALSRRSLAPVHA; this comes from the coding sequence ATGCGCCCGACAGCCACTGAACGCGCCCGCGCCGCCGGCCCCTGCCTCGGGTGTGTGCTGGCCACGGCCACGATCCTCGCCGCGGTGATTGCCAGCTTCCTCTATCTCGGCATCGACTTTCGCGAACTCGTGGCACACGAGTCGCTGGCCGCGATGGCGAAGTTCGTGGCCGAGTTCTTTCCCCCGGACCTGTCACCCGGCTTCCTCGCCAAGACCGCCTGGGGCGCGCTGCAGACGCTGGCGGTCTCGGCGCTGGGCACGCTGCTCGCGATGCTGGCGGGTGCAGCGCTGGCGCTGCCCGCCTCGGGCCGCTTCGGTCCGGCGTTGCGCCAGGCCTCCCGCTTCGTGCTGAACCTGCTGCGCAGCGTGCCCGAGCTGGTGTGGGCGGCGCTGATGGTGCTGGCGGCCGGGCTCGGCCCGTTCGCCGGCGTGCTGGCCCTGGCACTGCACACCAGCGGCGTGTTCGGCCGTCTCTTCGGCGAGACGCTGGAGAACGTGCCGCCCACGCCCGAGCGGGCGCTGCGCGAAGCCGGCAGCGGCGCGGTCGCGGCCTTCGCCTACGGCAGCTTGCCGCTCGCGTGGCCTCAATGGCTCGCCTATGCGCTGTACCGTTGGGAGATGAACATCCGCATGGCGGCCGTGCTCGGCTTCGTCGGCGCCGGCGGATTGGGGCAGATGCTGTACTTTCATCTCTCGCTGTTCCAGCAGCCGCAGTCGGCGACGGTGATCGGCGCCATGTTCGTGCTGGTCTTCATCGTGGACACGGCGAGCGCGCTGTCCAGGCGCAGCCTGGCGCCGGTCCACGCCTGA
- a CDS encoding PhnE/PtxC family ABC transporter permease: MSALQRPPPLRDSLARRRLGALLLALVVLWPMLVVAEFKPQALLAPGSLRVMGAFLAGFLPPALNAEFLGLLARATLETLAMATAGVALAFVVAVPLAFVVTRSLSISRIGPGPGRWRGAGIRTAARGLLTVLRAIPELVWALLLVRAFGLGPAAGVLALAITYGGMLGKVYAEILESGDTRPARALLEAGSGRIAALCYGLLPGAAQELASYTVYRWECAVRASVVMGFVGAGGLGQLMDQSMKMLNGGEACSILIVFLLLVLMADALSAGLRRWLA, from the coding sequence ATGAGCGCGTTGCAGCGTCCGCCGCCCTTGCGCGATTCGCTCGCGCGCCGCCGGCTGGGCGCACTGTTGCTGGCGCTGGTGGTGCTGTGGCCGATGCTCGTCGTTGCCGAATTCAAGCCCCAGGCGCTGCTGGCGCCCGGCAGCCTGCGGGTGATGGGCGCCTTCCTGGCGGGCTTCCTGCCGCCGGCGCTCAATGCAGAATTTCTCGGCCTGCTGGCGCGCGCGACGCTGGAAACCCTCGCGATGGCGACCGCGGGCGTCGCACTCGCTTTTGTGGTCGCAGTGCCACTGGCCTTCGTGGTGACGCGCTCGTTGTCGATCTCGCGCATCGGGCCCGGCCCTGGCCGATGGCGCGGCGCGGGCATCCGGACGGCGGCGCGCGGCCTGCTCACCGTGCTGCGCGCAATCCCGGAACTGGTATGGGCGCTGCTCCTGGTGCGCGCCTTCGGCCTGGGCCCCGCGGCGGGCGTGCTGGCGCTTGCGATCACCTACGGCGGCATGCTCGGCAAGGTCTACGCGGAGATCCTCGAATCGGGCGACACGCGGCCCGCCCGCGCGCTGCTCGAGGCCGGCAGCGGGCGCATCGCCGCGCTGTGCTACGGCCTCCTGCCGGGCGCGGCGCAGGAGCTGGCCTCCTACACCGTCTACCGCTGGGAGTGCGCGGTGCGTGCCTCGGTCGTGATGGGCTTCGTCGGCGCCGGCGGGCTGGGCCAGCTGATGGACCAGTCGATGAAGATGCTCAACGGTGGCGAGGCCTGCAGCATCTTGATCGTGTTCCTGCTGCTGGTCCTGATGGCCGATGCCTTGAGTGCGGGCCTGCGAAGGTGGCTGGCATGA
- a CDS encoding phosphonate ABC transporter ATP-binding protein, whose amino-acid sequence MIAEAALALEDVGLVHANGQRALQGVTLRVPPGARVAIIGPSGAGKTSLLRIAACALRAGEGRVELLGARPWQLRARPLKALRARIGLIHQAPPIPPRLRVITAVLAGRLGAWSGPHALASLLVPRDIAGAQAALARLDLADRLFDRCDRLSGGQLQRVGMARVLYQAPELLLADEPVSALDPALADLAVGELIAQSRSTGATLIASLHAVDLALKWFDRIVGLRAGVVVFDAPAVAVSRTMLQELYATEGSALPTQAPGFVLEERRAPARTVVCR is encoded by the coding sequence TTGATTGCCGAAGCCGCGCTGGCGCTGGAGGATGTCGGCCTGGTCCATGCCAATGGCCAGCGCGCGCTGCAAGGGGTCACGCTGCGGGTGCCGCCGGGTGCGCGCGTTGCCATCATCGGCCCCTCGGGGGCCGGCAAGACCAGCCTGCTGCGCATCGCCGCCTGCGCACTGCGCGCCGGCGAGGGGCGCGTCGAGCTGCTGGGCGCGCGGCCCTGGCAGCTGCGCGCCCGGCCGCTGAAGGCGCTGCGCGCGCGCATCGGGTTGATCCACCAGGCGCCGCCAATTCCGCCGCGGCTGCGCGTGATCACGGCGGTGCTGGCCGGGCGACTGGGCGCGTGGTCGGGCCCGCACGCCCTGGCTTCGCTGCTGGTGCCGCGCGACATCGCCGGCGCGCAGGCCGCGCTGGCGCGGCTGGACCTGGCCGACCGGCTGTTCGACCGCTGCGACCGGCTCTCCGGCGGCCAGTTGCAGCGCGTCGGCATGGCGCGCGTGCTCTACCAGGCGCCCGAGCTGCTGCTGGCCGACGAGCCGGTGTCGGCGCTCGACCCGGCGCTGGCCGACCTCGCGGTGGGCGAGCTGATCGCGCAGAGCCGGTCCACCGGGGCGACGCTGATCGCCTCCTTGCACGCGGTCGACCTGGCCCTGAAGTGGTTCGACCGCATCGTCGGCCTGCGGGCGGGCGTTGTGGTCTTCGATGCGCCGGCCGTCGCCGTCAGCCGCACGATGCTGCAGGAGCTCTATGCGACCGAGGGCAGCGCGCTGCCGACGCAGGCGCCGGGCTTCGTGCTCGAAGAGCGCCGCGCACCTGCACGGACCGTCGTCTGCCGATGA
- a CDS encoding putative selenate ABC transporter substrate-binding protein, with protein sequence MPFMKRQFLQTTLFCLLGLAAGLSAHAQTQTTLRVSAIPDEAPTELQRKFKPLGEYLKKETGLDVQFTPVTDYAAVVEGLANNKIDLAWLGGFTFVQAKLRTQGGVVPLVQRAEDEVFTSKFIVPVDSKAKTLADLKGSTFTFGAPSSTSGSLMPRHFLLQAGIDPEKDFKTVAYSGAHDATVAFVAAGRAEAGVLNASVWDKLVEAKNPNAAKVRVLATTAPYYDYNWTARPGLDPAVQKKLTDAFLKLDAANPAHQEILSLQRASKFVPTKASNYDSIEAAARSAGLIK encoded by the coding sequence ATGCCCTTCATGAAACGACAGTTCCTCCAGACCACCCTCTTCTGCCTGCTTGGGCTGGCCGCCGGCCTGTCGGCCCATGCGCAGACCCAGACCACGCTGCGCGTCTCGGCCATTCCCGACGAGGCGCCGACCGAGCTGCAGCGCAAGTTCAAGCCGCTGGGCGAGTACCTGAAGAAGGAAACCGGCCTCGACGTGCAGTTCACGCCCGTGACCGACTACGCGGCCGTGGTCGAAGGTTTGGCGAACAACAAGATCGACCTGGCGTGGCTCGGTGGCTTCACCTTCGTGCAGGCGAAGCTGCGCACCCAGGGCGGCGTGGTGCCGCTGGTGCAGCGCGCCGAGGACGAGGTCTTCACCAGCAAGTTCATCGTGCCTGTCGACAGCAAGGCCAAGACCCTCGCCGATCTCAAAGGCTCCACCTTCACTTTCGGTGCGCCCTCTTCCACCTCGGGCAGCCTGATGCCGCGCCATTTCCTGCTGCAGGCCGGCATCGACCCGGAGAAGGATTTCAAGACCGTCGCCTATTCGGGCGCGCACGACGCCACCGTGGCCTTCGTCGCGGCAGGCCGGGCCGAGGCCGGAGTGCTCAACGCCTCGGTCTGGGACAAACTCGTCGAGGCGAAGAACCCCAACGCAGCCAAGGTGCGCGTGCTGGCTACCACGGCGCCCTACTACGACTACAACTGGACGGCACGGCCCGGGCTCGACCCGGCCGTCCAGAAGAAGCTCACCGACGCCTTCCTCAAGCTGGATGCGGCCAACCCCGCGCACCAGGAGATCCTGTCGCTGCAGCGCGCCTCGAAGTTCGTTCCGACCAAGGCCTCGAACTACGACAGCATTGAGGCGGCGGCGCGCTCGGCGGGTCTCATCAAATAG